One genomic region from Magallana gigas chromosome 3, xbMagGiga1.1, whole genome shotgun sequence encodes:
- the LOC105340023 gene encoding large ribosomal subunit protein mL51, with protein sequence MFIVKKFCSIATLCKTIKPTNFTEKLFKQQDHPTLCLTATKQFHGSAVHLREPKQDAIVIGDGDRKYEPQSPYRRHWPKRFQFVTSTRFGPTLPRVNKELKHQLPFNYKDKWSDKSALQGANDYIDILGDGTIHPVDLIKGPAFLIGYNANELGRLNRRLRFEGRYLADNFPSELEKILKRIKFLRKKYNYKRGKRVRKRFKYR encoded by the exons ATGTTTATAGTTAAGAAGTTTTGTTCCATTGCCACATTATGCAAGACAATTAAACCCACCAACTTCACAGAAAAACTCTTTAAACAACAGGACCATCCAACATTATGCCTCACAGCAACTAAACAGTTTCATGGAAGCGCAGTTCATTTACGAGAGCCAAAACAAGATGCCATTGTAATTGGAGATGGGGACAGAAAATATGAGCCACAGTCCCCGTATAGAAGACATTGGCCGAAACGTTTCCAGTTTGTTACCTCGACGCGTTTTGGAC CTACCTTGCCACGAGTTAACAAAGAGTTGAAGCATCAATTACCATTCAATTACAAGGACAAATGGTCGGACAAGTCAGCTTTACAGGGAGCCAATGACTATATAG ATATACTTGGAGATGGTACAATTCATCCAGTGGATTTGATTAAGGGCCCTGCCTTCCTGATTGGCTATAATGCTAACGAGCTGGGCCGATTGAACAGAAGACTGCGATTTGAGGGAAGATATCTCGCTGATAATTTCCCTTCCGAActggagaaaattttaaaacgaatcaagtttttgagaaaaaaatacaattacaaGAGAGGAAAACGAGTCAGAAAGAGGTTCAAGTATCGATAG